The following proteins are co-located in the Pan troglodytes isolate AG18354 chromosome 5, NHGRI_mPanTro3-v2.0_pri, whole genome shotgun sequence genome:
- the VEGFA gene encoding vascular endothelial growth factor A, long form isoform X5, translating to MAEGGGQNHHEVVKFMDVYQRSYCHPIETLVDIFQEYPDEIEYIFKPSCVPLMRCGGCCNDEGLECVPTEESNITMQIMRIKPHQGQHIGEMSFLQHNKCECRPKKDRARQENPCGPCSERRKHLFVQDPQTCKCSCKNTDSRCKARQLELNERTCRCDKPRR from the exons ATGGCAGAAGGAGGAGGGCAGAATCATCACGAAG TGGTGAAGTTCATGGATGTCTATCAGCGCAGCTACTGCCATCCAATCGAGACCCTGGTGGACATCTTCCAGGAGTACCCTGATGAGATCGAGTACATCTTCAAGCCATCCTGTGTGCCCCTGATGCGATGCGGGGGCTGCTGCAATGACGAGGGCCTGGAGTGTGTGCCCACTGAGGAGTCCAACATCACCATGCAG ATTATGCGGATCAAACCTCACCAAGGCCAGCACATAGGAGAGATGAGCTTCCTACAGCACAACAAATGTGAATGCAG ACCAAAGAAAGATAGAGCAAGACAAGAAAA TCCCTGTGGGCCTTGCTCAGAGCGGAGAAAGCATTTGTTTGTACAAGATCCGCAGACGTGTAAATGTTCCTGCAAAAACACAGACTCGCGTTGCAAGGCGAGGCAGCTTGAGTTAAACGAACGTACTTGCAG ATGTGACAAGCCGAGGCGGTGA
- the VEGFA gene encoding vascular endothelial growth factor A, long form isoform X4: MAEGGGQNHHEVVKFMDVYQRSYCHPIETLVDIFQEYPDEIEYIFKPSCVPLMRCGGCCNDEGLECVPTEESNITMQIMRIKPHQGQHIGEMSFLQHNKCECRPKKDRARQEKKSVRGKGKGQKRKRKKSRYKSWSVPCGPCSERRKHLFVQDPQTCKCSCKNTDSRCKARQLELNERTCRCDKPRR; this comes from the exons ATGGCAGAAGGAGGAGGGCAGAATCATCACGAAG TGGTGAAGTTCATGGATGTCTATCAGCGCAGCTACTGCCATCCAATCGAGACCCTGGTGGACATCTTCCAGGAGTACCCTGATGAGATCGAGTACATCTTCAAGCCATCCTGTGTGCCCCTGATGCGATGCGGGGGCTGCTGCAATGACGAGGGCCTGGAGTGTGTGCCCACTGAGGAGTCCAACATCACCATGCAG ATTATGCGGATCAAACCTCACCAAGGCCAGCACATAGGAGAGATGAGCTTCCTACAGCACAACAAATGTGAATGCAG ACCAAAGAAAGATAGAGCAAGACAAGAAAA aaaatcagttcgaggaaagggaaaggggcaAAAACGAAAGCGCAAGAAATCCCGGTATAAGTCCTGGAGCGT TCCCTGTGGGCCTTGCTCAGAGCGGAGAAAGCATTTGTTTGTACAAGATCCGCAGACGTGTAAATGTTCCTGCAAAAACACAGACTCGCGTTGCAAGGCGAGGCAGCTTGAGTTAAACGAACGTACTTGCAG ATGTGACAAGCCGAGGCGGTGA